ACCGCGCGCATCGCGTAGGAAATATACACGCGGCACACTGCCTCATAGACGGAACGGATGAGGGCCTGAAGAAGAGGGTTCCCACATCCAAGGCAGGCTGGAATGCGGCGGAAAATGACCAACTGCATCTCTTTACACCAGCTTCTCGTCTTCCGAGGCGAGACAAGCCTCAGCTGGAGGCCACAGAACCTGCAAGGCCAGTTGTTGATGCTGAACGTAAGGAGACGGACGGCCATTCTCGTCGTACAGGCGGGGACAGAATGTGAGCGTGTTGTAGAGCTAGCCCCGTGCCTAGGCTATCCTCATCATGATAAAATATGCTGCGGAGGACGAGAAAGAAGGTTTGTTGTCAAAAGGGCCTTTCCCTCCAACACTCGAATAAAGGTTTCAATATCGAGAGCAGTACTTCTCATCCTCTGAGATGAGAACTGCAGCGGTGTCGTCCACAGCCACCCCAAGCAATCATCAGAACGTGCTCCTGTAGAGGGAACAAGTTGGGCAGCTCCGAAACAAGAGCGTTGCCCGCGTCTTGGAATAACTTTCACATCCGGCTGTTACCGTGTCGTCTTGACCAGCTCTGACTTGGGGGTGCTCAAGGGATGGTTTCGGAGCTTCGGCTTCCCCCAAGATGTCTCCTGAACCTCTCGATCGCTGGGGACTAGCGCATCTACCAGAAGGCGGCAAGTTTGATACTTTGACTCGTGCTCTGCGCGGTCGTTAAGACGTGCGTCCCCAGATCTTGATCTGATTATAGCGCGTTGATAGCGGCGTCTTTGTGTGCATTGACGGCCGAgagacgacgaggagggctTGTTGAGATCGCCGTTCCAGCGGCGTTGCAATGCGCAGCCCTGACGCTAGGTGTGAACCGATGAAGTATGGTGGTACTCCGTGAGTACCCCGGACCATGTTACACAACGCCCTATGGCCTTGGAGGAGGGGCGACACTGGACATCGGCTGTGGGCATCGTGATCATTGGTGCGGGAGTTCGCTGCCTTCGTCACCATTCTTGTGGCCGGCTCTGCCCAGGAGCTACTTGGGCAGCACGTACCGGCCTGAACGTAACTCCATTGACCGAGCCAACCAGATATGTGGCACTGCCTACTTGTCGTCTGGTCGAGGTTCATCAGGTatgcccggggggggggggggcatcGGGCAGAATGGCGGAATGAGGAGTAAGCTCTCTCTGAAGGATGCCCCTATGTGGCGCTGCGTTGTGCGCTTTGAATGTCATGGAGATTGACCCTCGAGTTTTTTCTGAGACGTTGCTGCAGTTTGCTAACCTGTCCCGAGCCGACGAGGGCCGCCGTGACGGGCACGGGCTAGAGCATGGAGACCTGTTCCGGAAGAATGGTGCGTTATAGTTGGGGAAATGGGACTGATAAGATTTGCGATGAGGTGCTGGGAAGACTGTGTAAAGCGAAGAAAGCGGAGGCTGAAGTAGATGGGGATCGAAGTCGTAATAAGGTGCGGGTCGTGACGAGGCCGTTCATCGCCACGCAAGGAATGAAATGAAACGGAGACCAGCTTGAGACAACAGTATTTCTCATCCTGCGGCGAGAGGACTTGGAAAGCAGTCTCTATGCGTGTCTCGCGCCCATGGGGGTCCATTGTTGCCTGGGATGGAAGCTTCTCGTGGAAGGAGCAATCCGGTGCTCATTTGATGTCTTTGACTCCCGGAGACGAGTATATCTCGAGCTGGCGCCTGCCCTTTCGAAGAAGGAATTCGACCGCGGCAAAGTCACGCTTGTCAATTTTAATGTTCTTTTCAAACTCTCTTCTGCTTGTTCGTCAGCACTGGCACCGTCTGGCACGTCGCTGGTAGGAGCATTATATACCTGGCAAAAGCTTGGAAGTGTTTGCGGTTTGCCTCGGGCTTTTTGCGGCATTCGCGAATGCATTGCCTGTAGAGGGCAAGCATTTCCTTCTGGAGTCCCGACAGACGCATTACGGTTTGTGTGAGTGCCAGAGGTGTAGTATGCGAAGAGTGGTCAGCTCGAGAAAGACGCCAAAAATATTCGCGTCACAGCCTCGGTATTCCGGACCCCTATGCAGAAGACCGGCCCGCTGCGCTGTGGGACCCACCACCGAACCAGCCGGGCCGGGCCTACTAATtagtgtacactagtgtatgcGCATGGGGGGCCGAAACTAATTCGCCCCTTTTACTAATCCCCGTTTCCGAAGAGATATGATGCTTCCTCAACAACTTCCGGTAAGGTGGTTTATGCATATATTCAATTATCTCCAATGTTGTTCAAAGGCATTGTTGCCTACGGATACTAGGTATCGATCCCGCCTTGACCTTTTCAGGAAGTTTACGTCTTGCGGCATGCCCAGCTTGTGCATGACTCTGATCCCATCTCTAAACATCGACCTGAAAGAAAAATTGAAAAAACAACACCCACAGACTTGTCTAGCTTGATGATTATCAAGAGTGTTGCGCGTTGGCGTGGATATTTTACGTTTGCGCTGTGAGGTAACGCTTGGGTGTAGGTAGGCAATGCTCCAATGACTTGGCTTCTCTACCGGGTAAGttatagaaaagagagaaTCTTAAGATGCCCGCGGACGGCATTGAGGGTGCAGTTGACTCTTGCTTACCAGAGACCAATGAAGTGCTTATGGCCAACTGGTGTGCATGTGCTGTTATCCCTCGGTTACTCTGAACTACTTCCACGCCCTCTCGGCTCAGGCTATAACTCTGACGTATGTACTTGGTATGTACATATCGGGCACTCAACGGTATAGGCATGATAGATCTCGAGTGGATTGGTTGCTAGATGAGAGAACTATTGCCGCGAGTCTTGTTATAACGCTTGCTCCAGAGTCTTCAGAATGTCGGCACGGAGGCTGATGACAATGATTTACCCTTATGAACCTCCACGAACACATATGTCTCCAGTCTATTCGCGATTGGAAAGCGTAGACGACGTTGGAAGCGATGGCTGGTGGAAGAATTCATCCGCAGCGGAAGCTTATTTCCCCGTAACATGACCCCGGTGACGAGTGCCGAGCTTCGCTGCCAGTGCGGAGCGATGCGCGGCGTCTCCACAAAAGTTACAGGGGAGTAACCACCGAGGCACGCCCTGCTGACAACGAGATATCTCCGCCATCGGCTTAACTCGGCCTTCGTCTCGAGTCTCAACAAGCAGTCAGGATCTTGCATTGTGAGACTCGCAATCGAGGTATCTCTTAGCTTTTCACCACTCCCACCCGATATAGCAACCAGTTACCAGTTAGTCATGCCTTCATTCTCTGTAAGTTCCTCCACTACCAGCTTTTGCTCTTATGACATGTGCGTACATTGTttgtacgtatgtacatgcatacatacatacagtgtACGGACGGCATGAGGCTCATCAGTTGCCTTCGGTTTCAAATAATAACCGTGCCAATAATCGGGAGATCTCCTAACCGGCCTACAGCGCCTCGTCCGCTTCTTGGCCCGGGACGGCCGCACCTACTATGGCGATGCCATCTTGCCCCGCGGCGTTACTGATATCAGCAAAGCACGCCAAGCCCACATCATCAAGGGCGACATCTTTGGCAAGCACGACGTCACCGACCAGGTCGTGGACATCCGGACGCTTCTGGCCCCCCTGGCCCCCGAGGACGTCCGGACGGTGAGGTGCCTCGGGCTTAACTATGCGGCCCACGCAAAGGAGGTGAGTGCGGGCGCAGTTCTCTGTGTTGTTTACTGACTGCAGCGGAACGATAAGAGGGGCTGACGGAGATGTAAACAGTCCAAGATGCCCATCCCCCAATACCCCGTCGTCTTCGTGAGTAACTTACCCACCAGCCCCTCCCGGGACCTTGATATGCACGTCTCCGCCACATTGATACCTGACGCCGTCGCCAGTATAAACCCGCGACCTCCCTGACCGGGCCATCGGATCCGATCCCCGTCCATCCCATGGCCCAGCAGCACACCGGCCTCGACTACGAGTGCGAGCTGGTGGCCGTCATCGGCAAGCCCTGCTCCGACGTGCCCGAGTCGCGCGCGCTCGACTACGTGCTCGGCTACGCGGTCGGCAACGACGTGTCGCACCGCGACTGGCAGCTCAAGCTCGGCGGCGGGCAGTGGTCCCTGGGCAAGGGCTTCGACGGCTGGGCGCCCTGGGGCCCCGGTATCGTGAGCCGCTCCGTCATCCAGGACCCCCAGGCGCTGGCCATCCGCACGCGGGTCAACGGCCAGACCATGCAGGAGAGCACGACCGCGGACATGATCTTTGGCGTGGCCAAGACCATCGCGTTCCTGAGCCAGGGGACGACGCTGATGCCGGGAGATCTTATCTTTACCGGGACGTGAGTCTCTCCTCCCTTCCCTCCCTCCTTGCTCACTGGCCTTCTTCCTCTTGGCATTTCCTGCTCGTTTTTGTCTCTTACCCTCCGGTCCCCATCCTTTTCATGTTCTTTCCTgctttctcttctcttcttctccgaTTTGTTGATTGAGTCGGGGCTGGCTTGCTGATTGATTCTTTAACGCATCAGGCCTCAAGGTGTCGGCATGGGCAGGAACCCCCAAGTGTGGTTGAAAGATGGGGAtgtcgtcgaggtcgagttGGAGGGCGTTGGGACCTGCACGAACAAGGTTGAGTTTAGCCCCGCGAGGGAGGCAAAGCTATAAATGTGATTAGGTAACTGGCTTGGAAGCCACCTGCGATTGTACGCACTTGAAAGTCTACCCTTTTTTTTGGTTCTCGAAGTCCAACCTCTGGGAATCTGCGAAGGCAGGTCCCGGGCGCGAAAAAGGCCAGGGAATGGTTGTTCTAGTCGACTTTTTCGGCGCAAACTTTGAGCTTTCAGGCCAGAAACCATCACTCCGTGGTCGATGCAACCGATCGCCAATATCCAAATCAGCAGTTACACAAACGCCTTGCGCGGAGTCGCGGCGCAGGTTtccttgtcgttagcctcaGGGTTGTGGATTAAGGCAGACCATCGGCCTGTCTAGATTTCTCCCTCATTTGACCGGCGATTCGATAGATTCCAGGAGAACATGTCGAGGCCATCTCTCACCGATTTCCGATCCGTGACATTCAGACTGGCTTTCATTTCATTCATTTCTTCCCCTTTCCCTTTGGCCATAAAGCTGGTCCTGTTGATGTAAAGGTTGAAGATTCTTGACTGACAGAAGGAGAGACGCTGGACGGTATGCAAAACGCAAGTACGCAAGGTGAAGACGAGACCTATCGTCGATGCGTGAATCCGGTACGTAATGGAGTTTGTCCTTGGCCTCTGAGTGGCTTGGAAGGGGAAGCTAGAACGGGGTAGGGGTATTGCGGGATCTCATCGGTTACTTGCACGTGTAAGTGCGTCGGCCAGTAAGCCTATATGTACATATAGTACAGTACCAGAGTAAATATACCAATGCCTACGGATAACGCTGTACGGTATACATGCATACCTCACCTCCGACGCAAGGTAATGTAGCTTGCAGATCAGAAAACGTTGTCTCTCAGTCAATCACTTGTCATTCGAGAGAGAAGCGAATTTGTTCACAGCGTCCTTGGAAAAATTAGACTGGAACAGCTCGCCTACGAACCAGAGTTGCCATAGCTGCGACCCAGCAGCCGTGGGGGGCAACGAATAGGTACCGGATAGTGGAATATCGTCTTATACCCTATTTGGTTAATGCCCAGGGACCCGAAAGAACGAACGTCTGCAGACAGGTCTTGGCAGGCCTCACCTTATCGTTATCTCTTGCTTGTTATCAGTCCTTACATAGTAGGCACAATGTGAGGAAGTATCATGACAGAGCTGATGCTGACTTATCAATCCAACTTCCAGGTCCAGAGTTGGCAATCTTGCGCGATCAACTGAGCTCTGCGTGCGGCTGAGTTGCATAATAAGGCGCGTCTCGCCTGCTATATCTGCGGccgcttttttttcttcaaGTGACGTCGTCCTAAACACTCGCTGAACCATCCGCCGCACCGAGCTAGAAAACTAGGCACCTTCGAGCCGGAAATCCTCTATTCAACGCCAACCAAAGGAGAGCTAGCTCAGCATGGCGGCCCCCGAAGTTTCccacggccgcggcggcgcgggcaaTATCAATCCTGACGATACGAAATACGTCGACGGAGAGGTGGTTCGCGTTGGTGCGGAGGGGAGCCATGGAGATGGGGCTTTTAGTACTGGTCGCGGAGGTATGTATGACTCGCCGCCTTCCGGCGGTTTCTCCTTGCCGTTCTCCCATCCGATCATACCCTACGGGCGGACGAAACCATCTCGGAGCCTCGCCTCCAGTTTCTCTCCGCCTTCAAAGTTGGTAGTCAGAGGTTGCGAACCGCGTTATCACGGAAGCCACCCCCACATGGAACGCATGCCAAGCCTCGTCTCGCGATAAGAGCAACGGGCACCCCCAGCTACTCCACACTGCAATGCTAAGAAACACCATCACCATTCATCGCCGAGCTAACTTATCcctctctttttttcccctcccATTCAACCGGGAATAGGTGCGGCAAATATTGGCGACGCGGGACAGAAGCAAGGCACACGCTTGGACAAGGACCTCGTGCCCGAGGCCGCCGTGCGACCGAGCCAGGACAACGCCGACTACCACGTGGGCCGAGGCGGTGCCGGCAACGAGCGCCATGTTACCAAGAAGTCGGAGGAGGCCGGCGGTGCCAGCGGCGAGGGGCTGACGGCGCCAGTCGGGCTGGCTGACAAGCTGAAGAAGAAGCTCTTTGGCGTGTTTACGAAGAAAAACTAATTGCTGGGAGAAAGggcgttgctgctgctgctgctgctgtttgGAGGTGGATTTTttgtttctttcttttcacGTTTGATACCGCCGACCGAGGGGATCAGAAGAGTCGCCATGGACTGATTTTTGTTTGTACCCGTGTAATGTAGTATTCGGGAATTTTGTCGCAGCCGGCATTTGGCCCGGCTCTCCTACCTGCGTCGTGATCTTCATTCTACCACTGCGGTCTCGGCTAGATTGCACAGCTTGCTTCCCTCGAAGACGACTTGGCAGGGGCTGTAAATCGGATTCTGATTTCGGAAACGAAACCAAGTCGGTATCTGTAGTCTAGGGTGGTTCGTGAGACACCACGGGTGTGACATACAACAACAAGCTCGTTAACATCGTCATCGCCTGTCGAGCCTGGCTTGAATGGAATGCGCGCTGATACCAGAAGCAAGACGGTGTGGCCTGTTTGGGCGGCCACGCCCGAGAAGAGAAGCTGCCGTGCCCAGCGTCGTGGTCGGTGAGCCGTCTGATTCCGGGTTAGCCGCTAGGCAATCGGCGGGCTCGCGCAGCAAGTTCGCAGGGGGGCCCCGCAAGAACTGTGCCACGATTGGCAGTGTAACCGCGCAAGCATGCCGTCGAGATCGCCACCATCCTGGCGGTCGTTGGGCGCACGCAAAGCCTGCTTTGGGAAGGATTGGAAACGGTCATCATGGGCACGGCTGAGCTGAGAGTTATTCGTGTCTTGAAGCTTGTCGAGCCGTAGAAAATAAAACAAAGAAGCAATATGGGCCAGGGAGACTGATCACTGATCTGGCACTGAACCTGTACATATACATCCAATTCCCCGCTTTCTTCCGTGACTACGCGCCCGTTCTAAAAAAAGGTAGCAGGTGTTCGGTTCTGGTGTTGTAGAGGTTGCACACCACTACGCTGCACACACACCCGAGATCACGAGGCGCAAGATCTTGGACAAGGCAGTCGGCAACTGCCTTAGAGCGGCCCGTGATCAGCACACCCAACCACCCAACCACTCTGGTTCCCGGATTCGCGCAACCAGCCCCGTTCACAGGGTGGGGAGAGCTTAACCAACATGTAACCCGGATGCCGGGGGGACTGCATTAAATAACTGAGGATCCATCCTGGCGACGACATCCGGTCTGGACGTCGAGTGTCTTCGACAACTAGCACCAGGAGGCAGGGCGAGCAGACAAGCAGAAGAGCACCCAGATCCCCGACTGAGGAACCGAACATGAAACCACAAgaagtacgtccgtacagtaGGTGGCCCACCCCGCAACACAGTCGATTTCCTCGCAATCTGGCTCACCTAATTCTTGGAATCACAGTTTCCGTGCTGGCCCACGATTCGGTTTGCGAAGGAACTCTGATCGAAGTACGCGATCAGACGTTAGCCATTGAACCTGACGCCTGATCGCCCCAAGCAGCCAATATCTCGGAAAGATTGGTGTCAAGACTCGGACGGGAAATCCTCAGCGCTAGATAGTGCAGCCAGCTGGGCAGACCGGCCGGGCGTTGGGCGAAGCTGAAAGGCAAGACAAAAGTCTTGCTAAAAAGACGGCCGCCTGAGTTGGTGGGCTGAAGGTGCCCTTGCTCCTGCTCTTTCACGTTTCCCAGGAAGGGTGCCAGGTTGATCTGTGCGCCGCCAGTTCCAGTGGGCTGTTGTGCAGTGGGTGCCTGCCGGAAGCGGGCAGCGCTAACACAAACAAGTCCAGGTAGGCGGGACCGATGGCCGCCCGGAACGAGCCCGAGCGCCCGCCGCTCACACCGCGCCTCGTTTCCCGGGTCTCGCAGCTGTCAAAGCGATCCTTTCTCTCACACTCATCATCCTTcgaggccgacgacgagCGGTCGAGCACCGGGTCGCTGGAAGACTTTGGCATCAtgagccgcagccgcagcaggagtgacagcggcggcggcggcggcagcagcagcagcagcagtagcagcactggcgcgccgccgccgccgccgcgctaCCCCGGAGACGACACGCGCCCCACCAGCTCGAAGGAACTCGCCGGCTGGTATGCCTACGCTTTCGCCGCCGAGGTCTATGTAATCTGCGGTCAGTGGTTTTCCCGGGTGAATGAATGATGAAGGCGACGTTTGACGGCGGTCGCTGCATGATATCATGAGCTAACGGGATGGTTTGTAGGAATCAGTACGTGCTTACTCCGGGCACCTGTTGCTCTCAAATCAGAACTCCACACCCTGCGAGCACCGGGGCGCCCCGTTTTAATTGCACACCATCAACCCGAGGCACAGGAAAACTGACTGCATCTAGGCTCTTTCATCCCCATTCTCCTAGAAACCCTGGCCAGAGAGAACGGCGTTCTTCTCTCGGACCGAAAGACACCATGCGGGTCCAGCTCGGACAAgaccggcggcgagggcggacAATGCATTGTCTATGTCCTCGGTATGGAGATCAACACGGCGAGCTTCGCCATGTACACGTTCAGCGTAAGCGTCCTGATCCAGGCACTGCTGGTGGTTAGCATCAGCTGCGCAGCCGACCACGGCAACTACCGCAAGAAGTTGCTGCTCGCCTTCGCCTGGATCGGCAGCATCTCCGTCATGCTCTACATCTTTGTCTCGTCGAATCTCTATCTCTTTGGCGCGTTTCTCGCCATCGTATCCAACACCTCCTTTGGCGCCTCATTTGTCCTTCTCAACTCCTTCCTGCCTCTCCTTGTTCGGCACCACCCCGAAGTCACCCGGCAAGAGGCCAACTtgctgtcgtcgtcgtccaacGGCCAGGGGCCGCAGCACCACGTAAGCACCGACGACGAGGGCACACTAGCCGACTCGACGGCGGCCTTGTTGTCGAGGGACACCCTAGAGGACGGATACGTCATGAGCCGAGTGCGGACGCGCGAGGAGCTCACCTCGCATGAGCTCAACCTGTCGACGCAGATCTCGGCCAAGGGCATCGGCATCGGGTACATGGCCGGCTTGTTCCTGCAGTGCGTCGCCATCTTCGTCCTGGTCCGGATGAAGAACACGACCTGGTCCCAGCGCGTCGTCCTCTTCGTCATCGGCGCCTGGTGGGCCGTCTTCACCGTCCCGGCAGCCATGTGGCTCCGCCCGCGACCCGGGCCCCCCTTACCGGCAGCATCCCGCAGCAGTGGCATCCGCGCCTTCCTCTCGTACACGCTCTACGCCTGGAGGTCCCTCTTCCGCACCGTTCAGCTCGCCCGCCGGCTCGTCGACATCATGCTCTTCCTCGGCGGCTGGTTCCTCCTCTCGGACGCCATCGCGACCACCTCCTCAACCGCCATCCTCTTTGCCAAGACGCAGCTGCACATGGAGCCCTGGGCGCTCGGCATGATCAACGTCATCTCGACCACGGCCGGCATCGCGGGCGCCTTCTCGTGGTCCTACATCTCCCGCCAGCTCAGCCTGCAGGCCCCGCAGACCATCCTCGCCTGCATCGGCCTCTTCGAGCTCATCCCGCTCTACGGCCTGCTGGGCTACCTGCCCCTTGTCCGCAGCTGGGGCGTCTTCGGCCTGCAGCAGCCCTGGGAGATGTACCCGCTGGCGGCCGTCTACGGCTTCGTGCTGGGCGG
This genomic window from Thermothelomyces thermophilus ATCC 42464 chromosome 1, complete sequence contains:
- a CDS encoding Fumarylacetoacetase-like protein, giving the protein MPSFSRLVRFLARDGRTYYGDAILPRGVTDISKARQAHIIKGDIFGKHDVTDQVVDIRTLLAPLAPEDVRTVRCLGLNYAAHAKESKMPIPQYPVVFYKPATSLTGPSDPIPVHPMAQQHTGLDYECELVAVIGKPCSDVPESRALDYVLGYAVGNDVSHRDWQLKLGGGQWSLGKGFDGWAPWGPGIVSRSVIQDPQALAIRTRVNGQTMQESTTADMIFGVAKTIAFLSQGTTLMPGDLIFTGTPQGVGMGRNPQVWLKDGDVVEVELEGVGTCTNKVEFSPAREAKL